The DNA window TACTCCGGCGTGTCCGTGGCGACGATCAGCAGGTCCAGGTCCTCGGGCGTCAGCCCCGCATCCTCGAGCGCCGCGCGGCCGGCGCGCTCCGCGAGGTCCGCGGTGCTCTCGTCGGGCGCGCACCAGCGCCGCTCGCGGATGCCCAGCGTGTTCGCCACGAAGTCCTCGACGTCCACACCCAGCTGCGCCGACAGCTCGGCGTTGGTGACGATGCGCTCCGGCACCGTGCTCCCGGTCCCGGTGATGGTGGCGAAGGCTGGCGGATGAGTCATGCGACGGGTGCAGCAGGGGAAGCGTCGGCGGGCGCGGGCCCGGTGGTGCCGCGCGCGACGAGGCGCACGGCGAGCGGCGCGCTCTGGGCGCGCGGCTTCTCGCCGGCGAGCTGGCGGAGCAGCAGGCGCGCGGCGCGCGCGCCGAGCTCGCGCGCGGGCACCGCGATCGTGGTCAGCTCGGGCGTCACCAGCTGCGCCATCTCGATGTCGTCGCAGCCCACCAGCGACAGCTCCGCGGGCACGCGCACGCGCGCCTCGGCCGCCGCCTTGAGCGCGCCGACCGCGATCAGGTCGTTGGCGCAGAAGACGGCGGACGGACGCGTGCGACCGTTCAGCAGCGCGCGCATCGCGTCGCGGCCGCCCGCCACGGTCGCCGGCGCGCGGCGCAGCCATGGCGACGGCAGCGTCACGTCGGCGGCGCGCAGCGCGCGCACGAAGCCGCGCTCGCGCATCCGGAAGGTGTGCACGTCGGACGACGGCCCGATGAACGCGATCGCGCGGTGCCCGAGCCCCAGCAGGTGCTCGGCGGCCAGTCGCCCGGCGCCGGTCGCGTCGCTGGCGACGCCGGGCCACCGCTCGGACGGCTCGTCCACGAGGACCACGTTGACGCCGGTCAGCGCGCCGGCGTCGAGCGAGGCCGCGTTCGCGGCGTCCAGGATCACGCCGTCGATCTGCCGGCTGATCAGCGTATCGAGGTGGCTGGCGACCGGCCGCTCGGTCTCGCCGCACAGCAGCATCGCGTAGCCCGCGGCCGATGCGACCCGCTCGGCACCCGCGATCACGTCGGCGAAGAACGGGTTGCGCAGGTCCGGGACGATGACGCCGAGCGCGAACG is part of the Roseisolibacter agri genome and encodes:
- a CDS encoding LacI family DNA-binding transcriptional regulator, yielding MAASARVTIRDVAQHAGVSQPTASLVLGNHPRARVAPATRERVLEAAATLGYRPNVVAQSLARGRSFALGVIVPDLRNPFFADVIAGAERVASAAGYAMLLCGETERPVASHLDTLISRQIDGVILDAANAASLDAGALTGVNVVLVDEPSERWPGVASDATGAGRLAAEHLLGLGHRAIAFIGPSSDVHTFRMRERGFVRALRAADVTLPSPWLRRAPATVAGGRDAMRALLNGRTRPSAVFCANDLIAVGALKAAAEARVRVPAELSLVGCDDIEMAQLVTPELTTIAVPARELGARAARLLLRQLAGEKPRAQSAPLAVRLVARGTTGPAPADASPAAPVA